One window from the genome of Blastopirellula retiformator encodes:
- a CDS encoding sigma-54-dependent transcriptional regulator: MTTTHAPKILFVDDIPALCEEMVTTLRGEQLDADSNLSPLAAIPEIVQGKYDLVITGLVIAELGGFEIIRRIRGAGCRTPIIMITGFGTEQSAIEAARLGVADYLTKPIERKELIARVKRVLKQYATPQTEQPGSLVRMISGDPKMNEIFEKVKTIAPTDSRVLILGETGCGKQLLAHAIHQQSQRKQEPYVEVNCAAIPANLLESELFGHEEGSFTGATKRRVGRFETAGQGTIFLDEIGELGFDLQSKLLHVLDNGKFTRVGGNKELRSSARLVSATNRDLMKEVELGRFRADLYYRLNVISIELPPLRRRPGDIGLLAQHFINQFVPKGSQPPTFTPSTVEVLRRYPWPGNVRELQNVAEQLAVLNRGPRIEATDLPSRILQARPVETISPTAQRQVQLGFRKAKDQFEKEYLLTIIQQANGNLAEAARLAEMDRGQFYRLAKRHGLTTNTDS, translated from the coding sequence ATGACCACCACTCACGCTCCCAAAATCTTGTTCGTTGACGACATCCCCGCACTGTGCGAAGAGATGGTCACAACGCTGCGCGGCGAGCAACTCGACGCCGATTCCAATCTCAGTCCACTCGCGGCGATTCCCGAGATCGTGCAGGGGAAATACGACCTGGTGATCACCGGGTTGGTCATCGCCGAACTGGGCGGCTTCGAAATCATTCGCCGGATTCGTGGCGCCGGATGCCGCACGCCGATCATTATGATTACCGGCTTTGGAACCGAGCAATCGGCGATCGAAGCGGCGCGGCTGGGCGTCGCTGACTATCTGACCAAGCCGATCGAGCGCAAGGAATTGATCGCCCGCGTCAAACGAGTCTTAAAGCAGTACGCGACGCCGCAGACCGAGCAGCCTGGTTCGCTGGTGCGGATGATCTCGGGCGATCCGAAAATGAACGAGATCTTCGAGAAGGTCAAAACGATTGCGCCCACCGATAGCCGCGTCTTGATCTTGGGCGAAACGGGCTGCGGCAAGCAGTTGTTAGCTCATGCGATTCACCAGCAAAGCCAGCGAAAGCAAGAGCCGTACGTCGAAGTCAACTGCGCGGCGATCCCGGCAAATCTGCTGGAAAGCGAGCTGTTCGGCCACGAAGAAGGCTCATTTACCGGCGCCACCAAACGGCGCGTCGGCCGGTTTGAGACGGCGGGCCAAGGGACGATTTTCCTGGACGAAATTGGGGAATTGGGCTTCGATCTGCAGTCGAAGTTGTTGCATGTACTCGACAACGGGAAATTCACCCGAGTCGGCGGCAACAAGGAGCTCCGCAGCTCAGCCCGGCTCGTCTCGGCAACCAATCGCGACCTGATGAAGGAAGTCGAACTAGGCCGCTTTCGCGCCGACTTGTACTACCGTTTGAACGTGATCTCGATCGAGCTGCCGCCACTGCGCCGGCGGCCCGGCGACATTGGCTTACTCGCCCAGCATTTCATCAACCAGTTTGTTCCCAAGGGGAGCCAGCCGCCGACCTTTACACCGTCGACGGTCGAAGTATTGCGGCGGTATCCCTGGCCGGGCAACGTGCGGGAACTGCAGAACGTCGCGGAGCAACTGGCGGTGCTCAATCGCGGTCCCCGCATCGAAGCGACCGATCTGCCGTCTCGTATTCTGCAGGCCCGCCCCGTCGAGACGATCTCACCCACCGCTCAGCGTCAGGTACAACTCGGCTTTCGCAAAGCGAAAGATCAGTTTGAAAAGGAGTACCTGCTGACGATTATTCAGCAGGCCAACGGCAATCTCGCCGAAGCCGCCCGGTTGGCCGAAATGGATCGGGGGCAGTTCTATCGCCTAGCCAAACGCCATGGTTTAACGACCAACACGGACAGCTGA
- a CDS encoding sialate O-acetylesterase, giving the protein MSRTVAWLPLLLIAALIAPALVQAADTYQVFILAGQSNMEGKASNQLLEHQATDPATSALFARFRDGDKWIERDDVSIKFLERHGPLTLGYGSRDKTGLELAFGTAMGEHYDEPVLLIKTAWGGHSLYQKFRPPSAGLPSEEVLAEELANLQERTKKNNEKRNRNDPLPTMAEVKAQYGISYQNMMQDVKETLQNADTLFPQLAGKQPQIAGFVWFQGFNDMFGDYAKQEYAQNMKLLIHDIRAAWNSPDLPVVIGALGQNGSSPAQENMKAIQDAQLAMNEVPEFAGNVKTIRTDVLVDKVAEEKFPTWKENIEEWKLVGSDRPYHYLGSAIWYTRIGDELAKTMLELKGSN; this is encoded by the coding sequence ATGTCACGAACTGTCGCTTGGTTACCGCTCCTTCTAATCGCCGCGCTGATAGCGCCTGCCTTGGTCCAGGCGGCCGATACCTACCAGGTCTTTATCCTGGCCGGGCAGTCGAACATGGAAGGCAAAGCATCCAACCAACTGCTCGAGCATCAAGCGACCGATCCCGCCACGAGCGCCTTGTTCGCGCGCTTTCGGGATGGCGACAAGTGGATCGAACGCGACGACGTTTCGATCAAGTTTCTGGAGCGTCACGGACCGCTTACGCTTGGCTACGGATCGCGCGACAAGACCGGTTTGGAGCTTGCCTTCGGCACGGCGATGGGGGAACACTACGACGAGCCGGTGCTGTTGATCAAGACTGCGTGGGGCGGCCATTCGCTCTATCAAAAATTTCGGCCCCCCAGCGCCGGGTTGCCCAGCGAGGAAGTCTTGGCGGAAGAGTTGGCGAATCTTCAGGAACGAACCAAGAAGAACAACGAAAAGCGAAATCGAAACGATCCGCTGCCGACGATGGCAGAGGTCAAAGCGCAGTATGGCATCTCGTATCAAAACATGATGCAGGACGTCAAAGAAACGCTGCAGAACGCCGACACGCTTTTTCCGCAACTTGCCGGGAAACAGCCGCAAATCGCCGGTTTCGTTTGGTTTCAGGGCTTTAACGACATGTTCGGCGACTACGCCAAGCAGGAGTACGCCCAGAACATGAAGCTACTGATTCACGATATTCGCGCCGCCTGGAACAGTCCTGATTTGCCGGTTGTGATTGGCGCCTTGGGACAAAACGGCTCGAGCCCGGCGCAGGAAAACATGAAGGCGATTCAAGACGCCCAACTGGCGATGAACGAAGTTCCCGAGTTCGCCGGCAACGTAAAAACGATTCGTACCGACGTGTTGGTCGACAAAGTTGCGGAGGAAAAGTTCCCGACTTGGAAAGAGAACATTGAAGAGTGGAAGCTCGTCGGTTCCGATCGACCTTACCATTACCTCGGCAGCGCGATTTGGTACACCCGCATTGGCGATGAGTTGGCCAAGACGATGCTGGAGCTGAAGGGAAGCAATTAG
- a CDS encoding DUF6797 domain-containing protein — translation MPLSRSTWVLPLLFVAIVTPAFAQSTLEEKLSIHPPSYLAKRARIVGDWERGARVFAQAGLGCTQCHAPQQSELRLGPDLSTLGERAAYQHVVESILHPSRTMEAGFQTVRLLTVDGVSLTGILRAETPEQVVLAIPGQAATKTIARDDIDAMATGDSLMPQGLVNQLEDEQQFFDLVRFVVELGSEGETGSAAERLTDAAKLVDFVLPEYENKLDHRAFLTQWNKQSLQHGGQIYAGLCVNCHGTHDKPGSLPNALAFASGKFKNGADPLSMYRTITHGYRMMLPQHQLTPQQKYDVIHYIREAYLKPHNSSQFVPVDADYLASLPQGTERGPAPSRSVPWSDMDYGPFLISTYEMKSDDRATRSKRDFLPNIAHKGIAVRLDPGQGGVSRGSYWTAFDHDTMRVAGAWHGRGFIDWHGILFDGRHGVHPRTIGDLQFGALNEPGWANPQTGDFEDVRIVGKDGRRYGPLPRSWMHYEGLYRHGDQVVVSYTVGDAPILESHSIATPTTEDDGVAWIRTLNVGRSSRDLTMRIAPSAQIVARLVGGGALSIEELDSYQVVKIAASATPVDFQVAMMPKEDADILRAWKPGATADLTSVTKGGPAKWNEEFEVKNEPLSSDGPLAVDVLRRPTSSSWNCRLQLSGLDFLPDGRMVVCSWGGDVWIISDFRKGSSAKWRRIASGLFQPLGIKTVGEKIFVGCRDQIVQLHDLNGDGEVDFYENFNSDHQVTEHFHEFAMGLQVDEAGNFYYAKSARHALDSLVPHHGTLLKVTADGEETKIIAHGFRAANGVCINPDGSFFVTDQEGHWTPMNRINRVVSGGFYGNMYGYGAPEDSGDDAMEMPLCWPNRSFDRSPAELLWLDDDRWGPLAGSLVSLSYGYGRIFVVPHENVDGVWQGGMCRLPIPDFPTGIMRARIDPQTGDLYTCGLFAWASNQSDSPGGLYRVRPTGEPLHLPVGLKANLHGITITFTEPIQKQAAEDPANYLIEAWGLKRSARYGSDQYDRHDLPVKSAALSADGKSVTLTIPDLKPTWCMEIAYELSSVAGEEFQGVIQNSIYKLGDSTASAP, via the coding sequence ATGCCGCTTTCGCGAAGCACTTGGGTACTCCCTCTGCTGTTTGTTGCGATCGTCACCCCCGCGTTCGCCCAATCGACGCTGGAAGAGAAGCTCTCGATTCATCCTCCCTCGTATCTCGCCAAGCGAGCCCGGATTGTGGGAGACTGGGAAAGGGGCGCTCGTGTCTTTGCGCAAGCGGGGCTGGGTTGCACCCAATGCCATGCTCCCCAGCAGTCCGAACTGCGTCTGGGGCCCGACCTGTCGACGCTTGGCGAGCGTGCCGCTTACCAGCATGTCGTCGAGTCGATCCTGCACCCTTCTCGCACGATGGAAGCGGGTTTCCAGACCGTTCGCCTGCTGACGGTCGACGGAGTCAGTCTTACCGGTATTCTCCGTGCAGAAACGCCCGAGCAGGTCGTCCTGGCCATCCCGGGCCAGGCGGCGACCAAAACGATCGCTCGCGACGACATTGATGCGATGGCGACAGGCGACTCGTTGATGCCGCAGGGCCTGGTCAATCAGCTGGAAGACGAGCAGCAATTCTTCGACCTGGTGCGGTTTGTCGTCGAGCTAGGATCGGAAGGAGAGACGGGATCGGCCGCAGAGCGCCTAACCGACGCCGCCAAGCTCGTCGATTTTGTGCTTCCTGAATATGAGAACAAGCTCGATCACCGCGCGTTTCTAACCCAATGGAACAAACAATCGCTGCAGCACGGCGGTCAAATCTACGCCGGCCTCTGCGTCAACTGCCACGGCACGCACGACAAGCCGGGGTCGCTTCCCAATGCGTTGGCGTTCGCCAGCGGCAAGTTCAAAAATGGCGCCGACCCACTTTCGATGTATCGCACGATTACGCATGGATATCGAATGATGTTGCCGCAGCATCAGCTGACGCCGCAGCAAAAATATGACGTGATTCACTACATTCGCGAAGCCTACCTCAAGCCGCACAATTCCAGTCAGTTTGTTCCGGTCGACGCGGACTATTTGGCCAGCCTTCCGCAAGGAACCGAGCGTGGTCCGGCGCCCAGCCGCAGCGTCCCCTGGAGCGACATGGATTATGGCCCTTTCCTGATCAGCACCTACGAAATGAAGTCGGACGATCGGGCGACTCGATCGAAACGCGATTTTCTGCCGAACATCGCGCACAAGGGAATCGCCGTTCGGCTGGATCCCGGCCAAGGCGGCGTTTCGCGCGGGTCCTATTGGACGGCGTTTGACCATGACACGATGCGGGTCGCCGGCGCCTGGCACGGACGCGGGTTTATCGACTGGCACGGAATTTTGTTTGACGGTCGGCATGGGGTTCATCCGCGAACCATTGGCGATTTGCAGTTTGGGGCTCTGAACGAACCTGGGTGGGCCAATCCGCAAACAGGCGACTTCGAGGATGTCCGGATCGTCGGCAAGGATGGCCGCCGGTATGGTCCTCTGCCCCGTAGTTGGATGCACTACGAGGGTCTCTATCGCCATGGCGATCAAGTTGTCGTCTCTTACACCGTGGGAGATGCACCCATCTTGGAGTCACACTCAATCGCAACCCCGACGACCGAGGACGACGGCGTCGCGTGGATCCGGACGCTGAATGTGGGACGCTCATCGCGAGATCTGACGATGCGGATCGCACCTTCCGCGCAGATCGTCGCCCGGCTAGTCGGCGGCGGGGCGCTCTCAATCGAGGAACTGGATAGCTACCAAGTGGTGAAAATCGCGGCCAGCGCGACGCCGGTCGATTTTCAGGTGGCGATGATGCCGAAAGAAGACGCCGATATCCTGCGCGCTTGGAAACCAGGCGCCACGGCCGACCTGACGTCGGTGACCAAGGGAGGTCCAGCGAAGTGGAACGAAGAATTCGAGGTGAAGAACGAGCCGCTTTCCAGCGACGGTCCGCTGGCGGTCGACGTGCTTCGCCGGCCGACTTCCAGCAGTTGGAACTGCCGTTTGCAGCTATCGGGGCTCGATTTCTTGCCTGATGGCCGTATGGTCGTCTGCAGTTGGGGGGGCGATGTCTGGATCATTTCTGACTTCCGCAAGGGAAGCAGCGCGAAATGGCGGCGAATCGCTTCCGGACTGTTTCAGCCGCTAGGTATCAAGACCGTTGGCGAGAAGATCTTTGTCGGGTGCCGCGACCAAATCGTTCAGCTGCACGATTTGAATGGCGACGGCGAAGTCGATTTCTACGAGAACTTTAACAGCGATCACCAGGTTACGGAGCACTTCCACGAGTTCGCGATGGGATTGCAGGTCGACGAGGCGGGCAATTTCTACTACGCCAAGAGTGCGCGCCATGCTCTCGATTCGCTGGTTCCGCACCATGGTACGTTGTTGAAAGTGACTGCTGACGGCGAGGAAACGAAGATCATCGCCCATGGATTTCGTGCGGCCAACGGCGTCTGCATCAACCCCGACGGGTCCTTCTTCGTCACCGATCAAGAGGGGCACTGGACCCCGATGAACCGTATCAATCGGGTCGTTTCTGGCGGGTTTTATGGCAACATGTATGGCTACGGCGCTCCGGAAGATTCGGGCGACGATGCGATGGAGATGCCTCTCTGCTGGCCGAACCGCTCGTTCGATCGCTCACCCGCGGAATTGCTTTGGTTGGACGACGATCGCTGGGGACCGCTTGCCGGATCGCTTGTTTCGCTTTCATACGGTTATGGACGAATCTTCGTCGTCCCTCACGAGAATGTCGATGGGGTTTGGCAAGGGGGAATGTGCCGCCTGCCGATTCCCGATTTTCCGACCGGCATCATGCGAGCAAGGATCGATCCGCAGACCGGCGACCTTTACACGTGCGGGCTATTCGCCTGGGCGAGCAACCAGTCAGATAGCCCCGGCGGGCTGTATCGCGTTCGGCCGACCGGCGAACCGCTGCATTTACCGGTGGGGCTGAAGGCCAACTTGCACGGAATCACGATCACCTTTACGGAGCCGATTCAGAAGCAAGCGGCCGAAGACCCCGCCAACTATCTGATCGAAGCCTGGGGCTTGAAGCGATCCGCTCGCTACGGTTCCGACCAATATGATCGACACGATTTGCCGGTAAAATCGGCCGCACTTTCGGCAGACGGCAAGTCGGTCACCTTGACCATTCCCGATCTCAAGCCGACCTGGTGCATGGAAATCGCCTACGAGTTGTCCAGCGTCGCCGGCGAAGAGTTTCAGGGAGTGATTCAAAACTCGATCTACAAACTGGGCGACTCGACCGCGTCCGCTCCCTAA
- a CDS encoding DUF1611 domain-containing protein, translating to MTIKSLSLKRKKTAPHGLSEPTDLSAYRRIVVLTEGHTNPQKAKTAIGLLRFRGGDVVALLDSQTTHQSAAVALAHDVDVPIVTSLADVSQPDALFVGISPAGGRLPPAMQGAIYQAAQQGLDVVSGLHDFLVDDPALVDIASRTGARLIDVRRNGFRETAKHASFREGCLRVLTVGHDCSVGKMFAALEVERELLRRGADAKFLATGQTGIMIAGNGVPIDCVVSDFINGAVENWTLANQQHDYLLIEGQGSVTHPAYSAVTVGLLHGCAPDGLIFCYEAGRTTTKGLDHVPLKPLTDLRNLYEALAQARNECEVIGVAINGRRLGPDEAAQEQQRVSAELGLPACDVYRDGPGVLANAVVALREQVVD from the coding sequence ATGACTATCAAGAGCCTATCGTTGAAGAGAAAGAAGACCGCCCCCCACGGACTCTCGGAGCCGACGGACCTCTCCGCCTATCGACGGATCGTGGTCCTAACCGAAGGTCACACCAATCCACAGAAGGCGAAGACCGCGATCGGATTGCTGCGATTTCGCGGAGGCGACGTCGTAGCGCTGCTCGATAGCCAGACGACGCACCAATCGGCCGCCGTAGCGCTGGCGCATGACGTCGATGTGCCGATCGTCACCTCGTTGGCCGACGTCTCGCAGCCAGATGCGCTGTTCGTCGGGATTTCGCCTGCGGGCGGAAGGTTGCCGCCAGCCATGCAGGGGGCAATCTACCAGGCGGCTCAGCAAGGACTCGATGTCGTCTCGGGGCTACATGACTTCTTAGTGGATGATCCAGCCCTGGTGGACATCGCCAGCCGCACCGGCGCCCGCTTGATTGACGTCCGCCGCAATGGATTCCGCGAGACGGCCAAACATGCGAGTTTCCGGGAAGGCTGCCTGCGTGTTTTGACCGTCGGGCATGATTGCTCGGTCGGTAAGATGTTCGCGGCGCTGGAAGTCGAACGCGAGCTACTCCGTCGCGGCGCCGACGCGAAGTTCCTGGCGACGGGGCAAACCGGGATCATGATCGCAGGAAACGGCGTTCCGATCGACTGCGTGGTCTCTGACTTTATCAACGGCGCGGTCGAAAACTGGACGCTCGCCAATCAACAGCACGACTACTTGCTAATCGAAGGGCAGGGGAGCGTCACCCACCCCGCCTACTCGGCCGTCACGGTCGGGCTGCTGCACGGCTGCGCTCCCGACGGATTGATCTTCTGCTACGAAGCGGGACGAACGACGACCAAGGGGTTGGATCATGTGCCGCTTAAGCCCCTGACCGACCTGAGGAACCTGTATGAGGCGCTGGCCCAAGCGCGCAACGAATGTGAAGTGATCGGCGTCGCCATTAACGGCCGTCGCTTGGGACCTGACGAGGCGGCCCAGGAGCAGCAACGCGTTAGCGCAGAGTTAGGCTTACCGGCCTGCGACGTTTATCGCGATGGCCCCGGCGTATTGGCCAACGCGGTGGTTGCGTTACGAGAACAGGTCGTCGACTAA
- a CDS encoding VOC family protein, which translates to MIFANSDNPLMQSSPSDQLPSLPPFHLAVQVHDLVAARDFYGGLLGCSEGRSDSTWVDFNFFGHQFVCHLNPKKSAHAIHYNEVDGHGVPVPHFGVVLDLDRWSEIAERLKEKNIEFVISPYIRFAGEPGEQGTMFFFDPSGNPIEIKGFRDLNSLFAK; encoded by the coding sequence ATGATTTTCGCCAACTCCGACAACCCGCTTATGCAATCGAGCCCTAGCGATCAATTGCCGTCGCTGCCTCCGTTCCATCTCGCCGTTCAGGTTCATGATCTTGTCGCCGCGCGAGATTTCTATGGCGGACTGCTGGGATGCAGCGAAGGGCGAAGCGACTCGACTTGGGTCGACTTTAACTTCTTCGGACATCAGTTTGTATGTCACTTGAATCCAAAAAAGTCGGCGCACGCGATTCATTACAACGAAGTCGACGGCCATGGCGTGCCGGTGCCCCATTTCGGCGTCGTGCTCGATCTGGATCGTTGGTCGGAAATCGCCGAGCGTCTGAAGGAAAAAAATATCGAATTCGTCATTTCTCCCTATATCCGCTTCGCCGGCGAGCCAGGCGAACAGGGAACGATGTTCTTCTTCGACCCGTCGGGGAATCCGATCGAAATCAAAGGTTTCCGTGATCTGAATTCGCTGTTCGCCAAGTGA